In Dryobates pubescens isolate bDryPub1 chromosome 26, bDryPub1.pri, whole genome shotgun sequence, a single window of DNA contains:
- the NOL4L gene encoding nucleolar protein 4-like isoform X2, with translation MNDSTWISADQHLNSSLSPSQDESMRSPQPLPGHEDDDSSSESCSGNGSSTLNPSTSSSTQGDSSFPEMNGNGPAAPMDFTAAADEQPINLCDKLAPAHATPSYPPDGCGADGLRSRVKYAVKSTAESPPYSSGSYDSIKTEVSGCPEDLTVGRAPTADEDDDDHDDHEDNDKINDSEGMDPERLKAFNMFVRLFVDENLDRMVPISKQPKEKIQAIIESCSRQFPEFQERARKRIRTYLKSCRRMKKNGMEMTRPTPPHLTSAMAENILAAACESETRKAAKRMRLEIYQTSQDEPIALDKQHSRDSTAITHSSYSLPASSYSQDPVYINGSLNYSYRGYGSLGGSLQPPASLQTGNHSNGPTDLSMKGGASSTAASNSTSRGMQAAQLSPTEISAVRQLIAGYRESAAFLLRSADELENLILQQN, from the exons ATGAACGACTCCACATGGATCTCAGCTGACCAGCACCTGAactccagcctgagccccagccagGACGAGAGCATGCgcagccctcagcccctgcccggcCATGAGGACG ACGACTCCTCGTCAGAGAGCTGCAGCGGGAATGGTTCCTCCACCCTGAAcccctccacctccagcagcacgCAGGGCGACAGCAGCTTCCCCGAGATGAACGGCAATGGCCCCGCGGCCCCCATGGACTTCACGGCGGCGGCCGACGAGCAGCCAATCAACCTCTGCGACAAGCTGGCCCCCGCCCACGCCACCCCCTCCTACCCCCCGGACGGCTGCGGCGCCGACGGCCTGCGCAGCAGGGTCAAGTACGCCGTGAAGAGCACGGCCGAG TCCCCCCCATACAGCTCTGGAAGCTACGACTCCATCAAGACAGAGGTCAGCGGCTGCCCCGAGGACCTGACCGTGGGCAGGGCCCCCACGGCCGACGAGGACGACGATGACCACGATGACCACGAGGACAACGACAAGATAAACGACTCGGAGGGGATGGACCCCGAGAGGCTAAAAGCCTTCAAT ATGTTCGTGCGCCTCTTCGTGGATGAGAACCTGGACAGGATGGTTCCCATCTCCAAGCAGCCCAAGGAGAAGATCCAGGCCATCATCgagtcctgcagcaggcagttcCCCGAGTTCCAGGAGCGGGCACGGAAGCGCATCCGCACCTACCTCAAGTCCTGCCGCCGCATGAAGAAGAACGGCATGGAGATG ACCAGGCCCACGCCACCACACCTGACCTCAGCCATGGCGGAGAACATCCTGGCTGCCGCCTGCGAGAGCGAAACGCGGAAAGCAGCCAAGAGGATGCGGCTGGAGATCTACCAAACGTCCCAG GACGAGCCGATCGCTCTGGACAAGCAGcactccagagactccacagccatCACCCACTCCTCCTACTCACTGCCAGCTTCATCCTACTCCCAAGACCCAGTCTACATCAACGGCAGCCTCAACTACAGCTACCGTGGCTACGGCTCCCtggggggcagcctgcagccccctgcctccctccagaCAGGCAACCACAGTAACG GTCCAACCGATCTCAGCATGAAAGGTGGGGCCTCCAGCACGGCCGCCTccaacagcaccagcagggggATGCAGGCTGCGCAGCTCAGCCCTACGGAGATCAGCGCCGTGCGGCAGCTGATCGCCGGCTACCGAGAGTCGGCGGCGTTCCTGCTGCGCTCCGCAGACGAACTGGAAAACCTCATTTTGCAGCAGAACTGA